A single genomic interval of Helicoverpa zea isolate HzStark_Cry1AcR chromosome 19, ilHelZeax1.1, whole genome shotgun sequence harbors:
- the LOC124639762 gene encoding carboxypeptidase B — MEIRYLLLLCAVAGAVQAGKHDQYSGHQVFGIKFRNASDSELLHRLEGLLELDTWQHGVLEQRDAMVMVPPGKREAFLKALDDEGVQHYVQMDDVAEALKKHDDEISAWKRARRTRMIFQDYWRYDQIDAYLERIASQYPDLVTLVNAGKSYEGRDIKYLKISTTKFNDPSKPIYFMDAMIHAREWVTTPVALYSIYRLVENLRSQDQDLLRDIDWIIMPLVNPDGYEFTHTDTRLWRKTRSVLPVHETCLGVDANRNFDVLFGTTGVSENPCALTYPGTHAFSEPETGYVRDILQEHLNRIQLYMNIHSHGNWVLFGYGDHSLPPNAAQLHHVGAAMGAAMDAMKLPQAGYYLVGNSASLLYGTSGSAQDYAQVIGVPFSYTLELPGYGFGFLVPPQFIDQINEETWQGIAVTARLARSYYRARYNANN; from the exons ATGGAGAtcagatatttattattgttgtgtGCTGTGGCGGGCGCGGTGCAAGCCGGGAAACATGACCAGTACTCCGg GCACCAAGTCTTCGGCATCAAGTTCCGCAACGCATCAGACTCGGAGCTGCTGCACCGGCTGGAGGGCCTGCTGGAGCTGGACACCTGGCAGCATGGCGTGCTGGAGCAGAGAGACGCCATGGTAATGGTGCCGCCAGGGAAGAGGGAAGCTTTCCTGAAGGCGCTGGATGATGAGGGGGTACAGCATTATGTGCAGATGGATGATGTCGCTGA AGCTCTGAAGAAGCATGATGACGAGATCTCGGCGTGGAAGCGCGCCAGGAGAACCCGCATGATCTTCCAGGACTACTGGCGATATGATCAG ATTGATGCATACCTGGAGAGGATAGCCAGTCAGTACCCAGACCTAGTGACTCTGGTCAATGCTGGCAAAAGTTACGAAGGACGAGACATCAAATATTTAAAG ATATCCACGACGAAGTTCAACGACCCGAGCAAGCCCATCTACTTCATGGACGCGATGATCCACGCGCGCGAGTGGGTGACCACGCCCGTGGCGCTGTACTCCATCTACCGCCTGGTGGAGAACCTGCGCAGCCAGGACCAGGACCTGCTGCGAGACATCGACTGGATCATCATGCCGCTCGTCAACCCTGACGGATATGAGTTCACGCACACTGAT ACCCGTCTCTGGCGTAAGACGCGATCAGTGCTGCCTGTCCACGAGACCTGCCTGGGTGTCGACGCCAACAGGAACTTCGATGTCCTGTTCGGCACCACTGGAGTCTCCGAGAACCCTTGTGCCTTAACCTACCCTGGCACCCACGCGTTCTCCGAACCCGAGACTGGTTACGTCAGAGATATTCTTCAGGAGCACTTGAACAGGATCCAACTTTACATGAACATCCATAGTCATGGGAACTGGGTGCTGTTTGGATATGGTGACCACAGTCTGCCGCCGAATGCTGCTCAGCTGCATCACGTGGGTGCCGCTATGGGAGCTGCTATGGATGCCATGAAGCTGCCTCAGGCTGGCTACTACTTGGTGGGGAACAGTGCTAGTCTGCTGTACGGGACTTCTGGCAGTGCACAGGATTATGCTCAG GTGATCGGCGTGCCGTTCTCGTACACGCTGGAGCTGCCGGGCTACGGGTTCGGGTTCCTGGTGCCGCCGCAGTTCATCGACCAGATCAACGAGGAGACCTGGCAAGGTATCGCTGTTACCGCGAGACTCGCTCGCTCGTACTATAGGGCGAGGTACAATGCGAACAACTGA